The following proteins come from a genomic window of Ictalurus furcatus strain D&B chromosome 14, Billie_1.0, whole genome shotgun sequence:
- the il21 gene encoding interleukin-21 isoform X2, protein MFLHSPTNDIKECCSRSALECFKSELKSTNHKNPMVRKLVRNLGKPTIMNSVNTCTEDEIKKTKCMSCDSYPRVSSKQFLSTLQSRLQMAYSRL, encoded by the exons ATGTTTCTCCACTCACCAACGAATGACATCAAG gagTGCTGCTCTCGTTCTGCTCTCGAGTGCTTCAAATCAGAGCTTAAATCCACCAACCATAAGAATCCAATGGTGAGGAAACTGGTCAGAAATCTGGGCAAGCCTACCATC ATGAATAGCGTGAACACCTGCACTGAGGACGAAATAAAG AAAACCAAGTGCATGTCCTGTGACTCCTACCCGAGGGTCAGCAGCAAACAATTTCTGAGTACTTTACAGTCACGTCTGCAAATG
- the cetn4 gene encoding uncharacterized protein cetn4 isoform X1: MASSFRKTSAAAVQRKKATAKQELTEEQKQEIREAFDLFDTDGSGTIDVKELKVAMRALGFEPKKEEIKKMIADIDKEGSGTIDFNDFLSMMTQKMSEKDSKEEILKAFRLFDDDGTGKISFKNLKRVAKELGENLTDEELQEMIDEADRDGDGEINEQEFLRIMKKTNLY; this comes from the exons ATG GCATCTAGCTTCAGAAAAACCAGTGCAGCTGCAGTTCAGAGGAAGAAAGCAACTGCCAAACAGGAACTGACGGAGGAACAGAAGCAGGAGATCCGAGAGGCGTTCGATCTGTTTGACACTGATGGTTCTGGCACTATTGATGTTAAAGAGCTTAAA GTTGCTATGCGCGCTCTCGGTTTTGAGCCAAAGAAGGAGGAAATCAAGAAGATGATTGCTGACATTGATAAAGAAGGCTCTGGCACCATTGACTTCAATGACTTTCTGTCCATGATGACGcaaaaaatg AGTGAAAAAGATTCAAAGGAAGAAATCCTGAAAGCTTTCAGATTGTTTGATGATGACGGAACAGGCaaaatttcattcaaaaatCTCAAACGAGTTGCAAAGGAGCTTGGTGAAAACCTGACAGATGAGGAATTACAG GAAATGATAGACGAGGCAGACAGAGACGGAGATGGAGAAATCAATGAACAGGAGTTCTTACGGATAATGAAGAAGACTAACCTGTATtaa
- the bbs12 gene encoding Bardet-Biedl syndrome 12 protein — MFLQRKIVELRLSTTLMSLLGSAAINQDRHIGLQQLEAVAAATHMFLGPSKRYKMVEDEASGEAVLVCSCYRLLEQLELSGSVAQLLRETTHAHWGALRSGTASLLFLAGVWSRVALECLHQGISIRHIMSSMSKGLEVCLEACKLSAVNVESVFCKADLQKQRLRGKSQCGGDCMNAVDGLLWELSLNTGVRELAQDSAKTITSVPRLCFLKDQSPLKHNLKLKHSRHFNSNHITDDGKIHTRFDIAHLAEAVHHGCETTMGLVIEASRIQCRYSRENQCSKALDIDKLATCLLPGLSEEHSSVLHGYVVLLSAEQTLLVKRLQERTLNISLVHGDLSEKHRHVGFNKPKNVTYISDCSDLTGISREDEWMDEALGILLNLKVDIVLVSGGVTEQLKDHCFHHHILIIEHVRVSILNDFATATGSLPVSYITQLSKRCIGSGVCVSTLREYRTEGTEWTVASVATDDTALVTALIASCVHAKLQSMEDQFWSCAYRVHHALKDGKLLPGAGTTELICIHQLQNHRDVSQQEERGNEPDAARPAALYEQVVLRLMAEGWMDYVSTLMMNSGHVKSKTQAWTCIAQHLKQWENSVPWNNEIPETLLKMENYSEMMQRGGKSEEEGMLESERVKIGVYDNMTVKFEVWRRALDLVFLILQTDTEIVTGINNREGQYRDFVIL; from the exons ATGTTTCTACAGAGAAAG ATAGTAGAATTGCGTCTCTCCACTACACTGATGTCACTGCTGGGAAGTGCAGCGATAAACCAGGACCGCCATATTGGGCTCCAGCAACTGGAGGCCGTGGCAGCTGCAACTCATATGTTTTTAGGCCCCAGTAAGCGCTACAAAATGGTCGAAGACGAGGCGAGTGGAGAGGCAGTGCTGGTATGCTCCTGTTATCGTCTGCTGGAGCAGCTGGAGCTCAGTGGCTCTGTGGCTCAGCTTCTGCGTGAGACCACTCATGCTCATTGGGGGGCGCTGCGTTCGGGTACGGCCTCGCTGCTTTTCCTGGCTGGTGTTTGGAGCAGGGTGGCACTGGAATGTCTCCACCAAGGAATTTCCATCCGGCACATCATGTCCAGCATGTCAAAGGGGTTGGAAGTGTGTCTAGAGGCCTGTAAGCTGAGTGCTGTGAATGTGGAGTCAGTTTTTTGTAAGGCTGATTTACAGAAACAGCGACTGAGGGGGAAATCACAGTGTGGCGGAGACTGTATGAATGCTGTGGATGGCTTACTTTGGGAGCTTTCACTGAATACAGGAGTGAGGGAATTAGCTCAGGACAGTGCTAAAACCATAACTAGTGTGCCTAGACTTTGTTTCCTGAAAGACCAAAGTCCTTTAAAGCACAATTTAAAACTCAAACACAGCAGGCACTTTAATTCTAACCATATCACAGACGATGGGAAGATACACACAAGGTTTGACATCGCTCATCTGGCTGAAGCCGTCCATCACGGATGTGAGACGACCATGGGTTTAGTGATCGAAGCCAGTAGGATTCAGTGTAGATATAGCCGTGAAAATCAGTGCAGCAAAGCACTGGACATTGATAAACTGGCTACATGCCTGTTGCCAGGATTATCTGAGGAGCACTCGAGTGTTCTCCACGGGTACGTCGTGTTGTTGTCTGCAGAACAGACATTGCTAGTCAAGCGTTTACAAGAACGGACATTAAATATCAGCCTAGTTCATGGTGACCTGAGTGAGAAACACCGTCACGTAGGTTTCAATAAACCTAAAAATGTCACGTACATTAGTGATTGCTCTGATTTAACAGGAATCAGCCGGGAGGACGAATGGATGGACGAGGCACTGGGAATACTTCTAAACCTCAAGGTAGACATTGTTCTTGTGAGTGGAGGTGTCACTGAGCAGCTGAAAGATCACTGTTTCCATCACCACATCCTCATTATCGAGCATGTACGAGTGTCCATTTTGAATGATTTTGCTACAGCTACGGGTTCTCTTCCAGTCTCGTACATCACACAGCTCAGCAAGCGATGCATTGGTtccggagtgtgtgtgagcacacTCCGAGAGTATCGCACTGAAGGAACAGAATGGACTGTGGCGAGTGTCGCTACTGATGACACAGCTTTGGTCACAGCACTCATCGCGAGCTGCGTTCATGCTAAGCTCCAGAGCATGGAGGATCAGTTTTGGAGCTGTGCTTATCGTGTACACCATGCACTTAAAGACGGAAAACTGCTGCCTGGAGCTGGAACAACAGAACTGATCTGTATCCATCAGCTCCAAAATCACAGGGATGTATCGCAACAAGAGGAGAGAGGAAACGAGCCTGATGCAGCCAGACCAGCAGCGCTGTATGAGCAGGTAGTTCTGCGGCTGATGGCAGAAGGCTGGATGGATTACGTGTCCACACTGATGATGAACTCTGGCCATGTCAAGTCCAAAACACAGGCATGGACATGTATAGCTCAGCATTTAAAGCAGTGGGAGAACAGCGTGCCTTGGAATAACGAGATTCCAGAAACCCTTCTGAAAATGGAGAACTACTCAGAGATGATgcagagaggggggaaaagtgaGGAGGAGGGGATGCTGGAGAGCGAAAGAGTAAAAATAGGAGTGTATGATAATATGACGGTGAAGTTCGAGGTGTGGAGGAGAGCTCTGGATCTGGTGTTTTTGATTCTTCAGACAGACACTGAAATAGTTACAGGAATAAATAACAGAGAAGGACAATACAGAGATTTTGTAATTCtttaa
- the il21 gene encoding interleukin-21 isoform X1, giving the protein MFLHSPTNDIKECCSRSALECFKSELKSTNHKNPMVRKLVRNLGKPTIMNSVNTCTEDEIKKTKCMSCDSYPRVSSKQFLSTLQSRLQMVSLHKHTNTQTPYT; this is encoded by the exons ATGTTTCTCCACTCACCAACGAATGACATCAAG gagTGCTGCTCTCGTTCTGCTCTCGAGTGCTTCAAATCAGAGCTTAAATCCACCAACCATAAGAATCCAATGGTGAGGAAACTGGTCAGAAATCTGGGCAAGCCTACCATC ATGAATAGCGTGAACACCTGCACTGAGGACGAAATAAAG AAAACCAAGTGCATGTCCTGTGACTCCTACCCGAGGGTCAGCAGCAAACAATTTCTGAGTACTTTACAGTCACGTCTGCAAATGGTTagtttacacaaacacacaaacacacaaacaccttaCACTTAA
- the cetn4 gene encoding centrin-1 isoform X2, which translates to MRALGFEPKKEEIKKMIADIDKEGSGTIDFNDFLSMMTQKMSEKDSKEEILKAFRLFDDDGTGKISFKNLKRVAKELGENLTDEELQEMIDEADRDGDGEINEQEFLRIMKKTNLY; encoded by the exons ATGCGCGCTCTCGGTTTTGAGCCAAAGAAGGAGGAAATCAAGAAGATGATTGCTGACATTGATAAAGAAGGCTCTGGCACCATTGACTTCAATGACTTTCTGTCCATGATGACGcaaaaaatg AGTGAAAAAGATTCAAAGGAAGAAATCCTGAAAGCTTTCAGATTGTTTGATGATGACGGAACAGGCaaaatttcattcaaaaatCTCAAACGAGTTGCAAAGGAGCTTGGTGAAAACCTGACAGATGAGGAATTACAG GAAATGATAGACGAGGCAGACAGAGACGGAGATGGAGAAATCAATGAACAGGAGTTCTTACGGATAATGAAGAAGACTAACCTGTATtaa